The Marinilongibacter aquaticus genome has a window encoding:
- the hisD gene encoding histidinol dehydrogenase: protein MQVYSNPDRREWTSILARPTLDFAEIEGKVQPILDAVIKQGDEALRHYALEFDNVLLNEFELSKSELEKAGEQIPEKLKEAIHVAFQNVSKFHKAQEQAPEVIETMPGVSCWRKSVGIEKVGIYIPGGTAPLFSTVLMLGIPAKLAGCKEIVLCSPSNHPAILYAAHLVGVTRFFRIGGAQAIAAMAYGTESVPKVYKIFGPGNQYVTAAKQLVNKTGTAIDMPAGPSEVAVYADETAEAEFVAADLLSQAEHGFDSQVVLVCDTEAVYKAIEKELTEQLAVLPRRDFAEKSISNSKAIILEKKEEAIDLLNAYAAEHLILSIRDAEVVLEQISNAGSVFLGNYTPESCGDYASGTNHTLPTNGFAKAYSGVSLDSFVKKITVQKITAEGLKNLGPHVEEMAKAESLDGHANAVSLRLRKL, encoded by the coding sequence ATGCAAGTATACAGCAATCCGGATAGGCGTGAATGGACATCGATTTTGGCTAGACCCACTTTGGATTTCGCCGAAATAGAGGGCAAGGTTCAACCTATTCTGGACGCCGTGATAAAGCAAGGCGATGAAGCCCTTCGGCATTATGCACTCGAATTCGACAATGTATTGCTGAATGAATTCGAACTTTCGAAAAGCGAATTGGAAAAAGCAGGAGAGCAAATCCCCGAAAAGCTGAAAGAGGCCATTCATGTAGCCTTTCAAAACGTATCGAAATTCCATAAAGCCCAAGAGCAAGCTCCCGAGGTCATAGAAACCATGCCCGGTGTGTCTTGCTGGCGAAAATCCGTGGGCATTGAGAAAGTTGGCATCTATATTCCGGGTGGAACTGCTCCGCTTTTTTCGACCGTACTGATGTTGGGTATCCCAGCCAAATTGGCGGGATGCAAAGAGATTGTGCTCTGCTCGCCGAGCAATCACCCCGCTATTTTATATGCGGCCCACCTCGTAGGTGTCACGCGTTTTTTCCGAATTGGTGGAGCTCAGGCTATCGCAGCAATGGCCTATGGCACGGAGAGCGTACCAAAAGTGTACAAAATTTTCGGGCCGGGAAACCAATATGTAACCGCCGCCAAACAATTGGTGAACAAAACAGGCACGGCGATTGATATGCCCGCAGGCCCTTCAGAAGTGGCCGTTTATGCCGATGAAACCGCCGAAGCCGAATTTGTGGCCGCCGATTTGCTTTCGCAAGCCGAACACGGTTTCGACAGCCAGGTGGTGTTGGTATGCGATACAGAGGCCGTTTATAAGGCAATAGAAAAGGAATTGACCGAGCAACTGGCCGTTTTGCCCCGCAGGGATTTCGCAGAAAAGTCCATATCGAACTCTAAAGCGATAATTCTGGAAAAGAAAGAAGAAGCCATTGATCTGCTGAATGCTTACGCGGCCGAACACCTTATCCTGAGTATTCGGGATGCAGAAGTGGTGTTGGAACAAATAAGCAACGCGGGTTCGGTATTTCTTGGGAACTATACGCCAGAGTCTTGCGGCGACTATGCTTCAGGCACAAATCACACATTGCCAACCAATGGTTTTGCCAAAGCCTATTCGGGAGTATCCCTGGACAGTTTCGTGAAGAAGATCACGGTTCAGAAAATTACCGCCGAAGGTTTGAAGAATTTGGGGCCCCATGTAGAAGAGATGGCCAAAGCCGAATCTTTGGATGGCCATGCCAATGCCGTGAGCTTGCGGTTGAGAAAGTTGTAA
- a CDS encoding 4a-hydroxytetrahydrobiopterin dehydratase, protein MFEEKDHVLYRKFTFSDFSEAFAFMTRVAILAEKYNHHPTWSNTYNVVEISLTTHDAGNKVTEKDKHLAKEIEKLIQS, encoded by the coding sequence ATGTTCGAAGAAAAAGACCATGTACTATACAGGAAGTTTACTTTTTCCGATTTCAGCGAGGCTTTTGCCTTTATGACCCGCGTGGCCATTCTTGCCGAAAAGTATAATCACCATCCTACGTGGAGCAATACCTACAATGTGGTGGAAATCAGTTTGACCACGCACGACGCGGGCAATAAAGTAACCGAAAAAGACAAGCATTTGGCTAAGGAAATTGAGAAACTCATTCAGTCATAA
- the rsmI gene encoding 16S rRNA (cytidine(1402)-2'-O)-methyltransferase — MSLKIVPTPIGNLEDITLRAIKVLSSVDLILAEDTRTSGKLLKHLDIRQPMQSYHIFNEHKQVEKLVERMKAGENMALISDAGTPAISDPGFLLVRACVEAEVEVECLPGPTAFVPALVNSALPTDSFVFEGFLPVKKGRKTKLEQLKEESRTMIFYESPHRLLKTLKEFAEVFGEDRRACVSRELSKMHEENVRGTLSEILANFADRSIKGEIVIVVEAFNPKRTK; from the coding sequence ATGTCCTTAAAAATTGTACCTACGCCAATCGGCAATTTGGAAGACATCACGCTTCGAGCCATCAAGGTGCTCTCTTCGGTCGATTTGATTCTGGCCGAAGATACCCGCACTTCGGGAAAATTGCTCAAGCATTTGGATATACGGCAGCCGATGCAGAGCTATCACATTTTCAACGAACACAAGCAGGTTGAAAAATTGGTGGAGCGAATGAAGGCAGGCGAAAATATGGCATTGATTTCGGATGCGGGTACACCGGCCATTTCCGATCCCGGTTTTTTGTTGGTACGTGCCTGTGTCGAAGCTGAAGTGGAAGTGGAGTGTTTGCCAGGCCCCACGGCCTTTGTGCCCGCCTTGGTCAACTCCGCTTTGCCGACCGATAGTTTTGTGTTCGAGGGTTTCTTGCCCGTTAAGAAAGGGCGGAAAACCAAACTGGAACAATTGAAAGAAGAAAGCCGCACGATGATCTTCTATGAATCGCCGCATCGTTTGCTCAAAACTTTAAAGGAATTTGCAGAAGTTTTTGGTGAAGATCGCAGAGCTTGCGTATCCCGCGAACTCAGCAAAATGCACGAAGAAAATGTGCGTGGCACTTTGTCCGAAATTCTTGCTAATTTTGCTGACCGCTCGATTAAGGGCGAAATTGTGATAGTTGTAGAAGCATTTAATCCAAAGAGAACTAAATGA
- the fabG gene encoding 3-oxoacyl-[acyl-carrier-protein] reductase, producing the protein MKLLEGKVALITGASRGIGNSIAREFVQQGAQVAFTFLSSVEKGQALEKELSEAGNKVKGYRSDASDFEAAQQLINDVITDFGKIDIVINNAGITRDNLLMRMSEQDWDDVLRINLKSIFNLTKAVTRPMLKARAGSIINITSVVGLMGNAGQANYAASKAGILGFTKSVAKELGSRGVRCNAVAPGFIETEMTGELNEDQLKDWLSNIPLKRAGKGTDIANACVFLASDLSTYVTGQTLTVDGGMVM; encoded by the coding sequence ATGAAATTATTAGAAGGAAAAGTGGCCTTGATTACTGGGGCTTCCAGAGGTATTGGGAACAGCATTGCCCGCGAATTTGTACAACAAGGTGCCCAAGTGGCTTTTACCTTTCTCTCGAGTGTAGAAAAAGGCCAAGCCCTCGAAAAGGAACTTTCCGAAGCAGGAAATAAAGTAAAAGGCTACAGATCGGATGCCTCTGATTTTGAAGCCGCTCAACAATTGATAAACGATGTCATTACCGATTTTGGCAAAATCGATATCGTGATCAACAATGCAGGCATTACCCGCGACAACTTGTTGATGCGAATGAGCGAACAAGATTGGGACGATGTACTGCGAATCAACTTGAAATCAATTTTCAACCTGACCAAAGCGGTCACACGCCCCATGCTCAAAGCCCGTGCGGGTTCAATCATCAATATCACTTCGGTAGTGGGTTTGATGGGCAATGCCGGACAAGCCAATTATGCGGCCTCAAAAGCCGGTATTTTAGGCTTTACCAAATCGGTGGCCAAAGAATTGGGTTCGCGTGGCGTACGCTGCAATGCAGTAGCTCCTGGTTTTATCGAAACCGAAATGACTGGCGAGCTCAACGAAGACCAACTGAAAGACTGGTTGAGCAATATTCCGCTAAAACGTGCGGGTAAAGGCACAGATATTGCCAATGCCTGCGTTTTCTTGGCATCAGACCTCTCTACCTACGTGACAGGGCAAACCCTCACCGTAGATGGCGGGATGGTCATGTAA
- a CDS encoding VWA domain-containing protein, which produces MKSELVFTHSAFLIAVCLLLGLGYAWLFYSPKDHLNRKQRLILGGIRAFFVALIAFLLLKPLLRNIAVESLRPRVVIGIDNSASLQSWAKQNWANEKEKVAATLEKLNLDNYDVEIRDLNGQRIAHLDSVRFDARQTDFNRFFKKIQNENEGLNLKKVLLLSDGVLNTGLSPLSAGYPFEVSTLGLGDSTHYKDLALKGLTANKLAYLGNRFPLQVEFTAHLCKNQQALVLVKSGGEVLDKKTVRIEKDDDFFTVAFELPADKPGKKRFTVEVSPLSGEKNVMNNRREIIIETIDGKQKVLLLAANPHPDVKAIRSILQKNQQFDVQVKVLGIDENAEIAKEPFDLLILHQLPNKNQAKNTLLSSLLAKQKPTLFVLGSQSAVSLFNGMQQVLSITGQNNQLDQVKATTNEAFLRFPKPIGLAEVLKSLSPIFVPFGNYHSLPNSDILLYQQVGNVPTDRPLLILNTNIERKTAVFAAEGLWKWRLEEYENTGGQTVLDEFLLKALELIAVKRSEDKLRVYPTQDVIDVDQHMVLQTEAYDDLFERIEPVDVKLQLSGNGQRKEFEYTATLNNSTFELARLDAGDYSFEAEAEILGKPQKAIGRFIVQDQNIEMENTEADFNFLRTLSQESGGHFYSTGHEEQWAKDLNANPAKSKLVSTEDLREIINLKWLLPLILLLAGLEWGIRKYLGLY; this is translated from the coding sequence ATGAAATCTGAGCTCGTATTTACCCATTCTGCTTTTCTGATTGCTGTGTGTCTTTTGCTTGGGCTAGGCTACGCGTGGCTTTTCTATTCGCCAAAAGATCACTTGAATCGAAAACAGAGACTTATTCTTGGGGGAATACGGGCTTTTTTTGTGGCTCTCATTGCCTTTTTGCTGCTTAAACCCTTGCTCCGAAATATAGCCGTGGAAAGCTTAAGGCCTCGCGTGGTAATCGGAATCGACAATTCAGCTTCTCTGCAATCTTGGGCAAAACAAAATTGGGCCAATGAAAAAGAAAAAGTGGCCGCTACGCTCGAAAAATTAAATCTGGACAATTACGATGTCGAAATTCGGGATTTAAATGGGCAGCGTATTGCACACTTAGATTCTGTTCGCTTCGATGCCCGACAAACGGATTTCAACCGTTTTTTCAAAAAAATACAAAACGAAAACGAAGGCCTAAACCTTAAAAAAGTGCTCTTGCTTTCGGATGGCGTCTTGAATACCGGACTTTCACCATTGAGTGCAGGATACCCCTTTGAAGTCAGCACTCTAGGGTTGGGCGATTCTACACACTACAAAGATTTGGCCCTGAAAGGGCTTACCGCAAACAAATTGGCTTATCTCGGCAACCGCTTTCCCCTGCAAGTTGAATTCACTGCCCATTTGTGCAAAAATCAACAGGCTTTGGTCTTGGTGAAAAGCGGGGGAGAAGTCTTGGACAAAAAAACTGTACGCATCGAAAAGGACGATGATTTTTTTACCGTCGCGTTTGAATTGCCTGCCGACAAGCCGGGAAAGAAGAGGTTTACGGTTGAAGTTTCTCCACTTTCTGGAGAAAAAAATGTGATGAACAACCGTCGTGAAATAATTATCGAAACCATCGACGGCAAGCAAAAGGTCTTGCTCTTGGCTGCAAACCCGCATCCCGATGTCAAGGCCATTCGATCCATACTGCAAAAAAATCAACAGTTCGATGTGCAAGTAAAAGTTTTGGGCATAGATGAAAATGCGGAAATCGCCAAAGAACCTTTTGATTTGCTTATTCTGCATCAACTGCCCAACAAAAATCAAGCGAAAAACACTTTGCTTTCCTCATTGCTCGCGAAGCAAAAACCAACTCTTTTCGTTTTGGGAAGCCAGTCTGCCGTTTCGCTTTTCAACGGAATGCAGCAGGTTTTAAGCATTACGGGGCAAAACAACCAACTGGATCAAGTAAAAGCCACGACAAACGAAGCTTTCCTGCGATTCCCCAAACCAATCGGTTTGGCCGAAGTCTTGAAATCACTTTCTCCGATTTTCGTGCCTTTCGGCAACTACCACAGCTTGCCCAATTCGGATATACTGCTTTATCAGCAAGTGGGCAATGTGCCTACCGATCGGCCCTTGTTGATTCTGAACACCAATATTGAAAGGAAAACCGCTGTCTTTGCAGCCGAAGGTTTATGGAAATGGCGTTTGGAAGAATACGAAAATACAGGCGGCCAAACGGTTTTGGATGAGTTTTTGTTGAAAGCATTGGAACTGATTGCCGTAAAAAGAAGCGAAGACAAATTACGGGTATATCCCACGCAAGATGTGATCGACGTCGATCAGCACATGGTGTTGCAAACCGAAGCTTACGACGATCTTTTCGAAAGAATTGAGCCCGTGGACGTGAAGCTCCAACTCAGTGGAAACGGACAGCGAAAGGAATTCGAATATACAGCTACGTTGAACAACAGCACTTTTGAATTGGCTCGGCTCGACGCCGGCGATTATTCTTTTGAAGCTGAGGCCGAAATTCTCGGAAAGCCGCAAAAAGCGATAGGCCGTTTCATTGTACAGGATCAAAACATTGAAATGGAAAACACAGAAGCCGATTTCAATTTCCTTCGCACTTTGTCGCAAGAAAGCGGTGGGCATTTCTATTCCACTGGGCACGAAGAGCAGTGGGCAAAAGATTTAAACGCAAACCCCGCCAAATCGAAATTGGTCAGTACAGAAGATTTACGCGAGATCATCAATTTGAAATGGCTGTTGCCATTGATCTTGCTTTTGGCCGGCCTCGAATGGGGTATTCGCAAATATTTAGGATTATATTAA